In one Pseudodesulfovibrio tunisiensis genomic region, the following are encoded:
- a CDS encoding response regulator — protein MTRTVDEKSPVRVLIVDDEVSYAAALSKRLTVRGMETTKVNSGRRALQILREMDFDVVLLDLKMEDVDGLETLKVIKIMAPNLQVIILTGHGGEAEASLCLQLGAFDYLVKPCELEAVLKSIARAVEGD, from the coding sequence ATGACCCGAACCGTTGACGAGAAATCACCCGTCAGGGTGCTCATTGTTGACGACGAAGTTTCCTATGCCGCCGCACTGTCCAAACGGTTGACGGTGCGCGGCATGGAAACCACCAAGGTCAACAGCGGCCGTCGTGCGCTCCAGATTCTGCGCGAGATGGATTTCGACGTGGTGCTGCTGGACCTCAAGATGGAGGACGTGGACGGTCTGGAAACCCTCAAGGTCATCAAGATCATGGCCCCGAATCTTCAGGTCATCATTCTCACCGGACACGGGGGCGAGGCCGAGGCCAGCCTGTGCCTGCAACTGGGCGCGTTCGACTATCTGGTCAAGCCCTGCGAACTGGAAGCCGTGCTCAAGAGCATTGCCAGAGCGGTCGAGGGCGACTGA
- the thpR gene encoding RNA 2',3'-cyclic phosphodiesterase, with translation MIRCFVGIPMPEEYRKKLKSLSDMLGCGLKSAMAWTRPETWHLTLKFIGEIPKPDVPGVQQALSDVQFGKFLFQAGGCGCFPDRKRPRVLWKGVRKGALECRELAGQVEDALAPLGIERDSRDFSPHLTLGRVKRLREDDWEGSVFTCANSAWPAFQVTEFVLWKSDLTPQGAVHTPLQTYPLY, from the coding sequence ATGATCCGCTGCTTTGTCGGCATCCCCATGCCCGAGGAATACCGGAAGAAACTCAAGTCCCTGTCCGACATGCTCGGGTGCGGCCTCAAGTCCGCCATGGCCTGGACCAGACCCGAAACATGGCACCTCACCCTCAAGTTCATTGGTGAAATCCCGAAACCCGACGTGCCCGGGGTGCAACAGGCCCTGTCCGACGTGCAGTTCGGCAAATTCCTGTTTCAGGCCGGAGGATGCGGCTGTTTCCCGGACAGAAAACGGCCCCGCGTACTCTGGAAGGGCGTACGCAAGGGAGCCTTGGAATGCCGCGAACTGGCCGGACAGGTGGAAGACGCGCTCGCGCCTCTGGGCATCGAGCGCGACAGCCGCGATTTTTCCCCCCATCTGACCTTGGGACGGGTCAAACGGCTGCGCGAGGATGATTGGGAAGGCAGCGTGTTCACCTGCGCCAACAGCGCATGGCCCGCATTCCAGGTCACGGAATTCGTGCTCTGGAAATCCGACCTCACGCCGCAGGGCGCGGTACACACGCCGTTGCAGACCTATCCGTTGTATTGA
- a CDS encoding methyl-accepting chemotaxis protein, with protein sequence MLRNFGIKIRILFLIVLLILSTLLASGAFTVGLNSLAEQGVEDATEAMKIGFERTLKFAVQSLATKLGDAVEKAKAKGLDPQPVVQEELLKVRFGEDGYYFAYDMSGTAVAHPIRPERIGQNNMNSKDVKGNAYIRDMVDKAQNGGGFVTYWFPKPGEQQPSPKQAYAMKIPGTDYFVATGIYIDVIEARRIAIQKTFTDFTNSLIMWIGLGILALLALFVVPVAWVIAGSITKPLFRCVDFTKTMATGDLRHSLNDTHKDELAQLSNAMDDMMTRLRDVVLNVQSGSDSVAAGGEELSASSDSLSQGATQQAAALEEVASSMEEMTSNITQNADNARTTEGIALQAAQDAEKGGSAVAGTVESMKKIAERITIVEDIARQTNLLALNAAIEAARAGEHGKGFAVVAAEVRKLAEHSATAAGEISELSASSVQVAEEAGEMLTRMVPDIKKTAELVQEIAAATTEQNSGAEQINKAIQELDQVVQQNAAASEEVASTSETLSAQAIELQREISFFRVSSGGSAGHKPTSGPRVTTKPQKPKALAAAPKPKANPPGNGMDLDMSGDDDDFERF encoded by the coding sequence ATGCTGCGGAATTTTGGAATCAAGATCAGAATATTGTTTCTGATTGTACTGTTGATACTGTCCACGCTGCTTGCCAGCGGGGCCTTTACAGTGGGATTGAATTCCCTTGCAGAGCAAGGAGTTGAAGATGCCACGGAAGCCATGAAGATCGGCTTTGAACGTACTCTCAAGTTTGCGGTGCAATCCTTGGCCACGAAGCTGGGTGATGCCGTGGAAAAGGCCAAGGCCAAGGGACTGGACCCGCAACCTGTGGTGCAGGAAGAACTGCTCAAGGTGCGGTTTGGTGAAGATGGTTACTACTTCGCCTATGACATGTCCGGTACGGCCGTTGCCCATCCCATCCGGCCGGAGCGCATTGGTCAGAACAACATGAACTCCAAGGACGTGAAGGGCAATGCCTACATCAGGGACATGGTGGACAAGGCCCAGAACGGCGGCGGATTCGTGACCTACTGGTTTCCCAAGCCCGGCGAACAGCAGCCTTCGCCCAAGCAGGCATATGCGATGAAGATCCCCGGCACCGACTATTTTGTGGCCACGGGAATCTATATTGATGTGATAGAGGCTAGACGGATCGCCATTCAGAAGACCTTCACCGACTTCACCAATTCCCTGATCATGTGGATCGGGCTGGGTATCCTCGCGCTTCTGGCCCTGTTTGTCGTGCCCGTCGCATGGGTCATCGCAGGCAGCATCACCAAGCCGCTGTTCCGGTGCGTGGACTTCACCAAGACCATGGCTACCGGCGATCTGCGCCATTCCCTGAACGATACCCACAAGGACGAACTGGCCCAGCTCTCCAACGCCATGGACGACATGATGACCCGTCTGCGCGACGTGGTCCTGAACGTCCAGTCCGGCAGCGACAGCGTGGCCGCAGGCGGCGAGGAACTCTCCGCCTCCTCGGACAGCCTGTCCCAGGGCGCGACCCAGCAGGCTGCCGCGCTTGAGGAAGTGGCCTCCAGCATGGAGGAAATGACCTCCAACATCACCCAGAACGCGGACAATGCCCGCACCACGGAAGGCATCGCGCTCCAGGCTGCGCAGGATGCGGAAAAGGGCGGCTCGGCCGTTGCCGGGACCGTGGAATCCATGAAGAAGATCGCGGAACGCATTACCATCGTGGAAGACATCGCCCGCCAGACCAACCTGCTCGCCCTGAACGCGGCCATCGAGGCAGCGCGTGCAGGCGAACACGGCAAGGGCTTTGCGGTCGTGGCCGCGGAAGTCCGCAAGCTGGCCGAGCACAGCGCCACGGCAGCAGGCGAGATCAGCGAGCTCTCCGCCTCCAGCGTGCAGGTTGCCGAGGAAGCCGGGGAAATGCTGACCCGCATGGTCCCGGACATCAAGAAGACTGCGGAACTGGTGCAGGAAATCGCGGCGGCCACCACGGAACAGAACTCCGGGGCCGAGCAGATCAACAAGGCCATCCAGGAACTGGATCAGGTGGTGCAGCAGAACGCGGCCGCATCCGAGGAAGTGGCCTCCACCTCCGAGACCCTGTCTGCACAGGCCATCGAACTCCAGCGCGAGATCAGCTTCTTCCGCGTCTCCAGCGGCGGCTCGGCAGGCCACAAGCCCACTTCGGGCCCCAGAGTCACGACAAAGCCGCAAAAGCCCAAGGCGCTGGCCGCAGCTCCCAAGCCCAAGGCCAATCCTCCGGGCAACGGCATGGACCTCGACATGTCCGGCGATGATGACGACTTCGAACGCTTCTAG
- a CDS encoding DMT family transporter, with product MTGLIIGAVIISFAAVFVRLAGVGPDASAFYRLVIGGLGLVILLWRQGEISRLRSNIWLWSLGIAACFAADLFCWHRSILFVGPGMATMLTNFQVIVLSAVSVLLLGEKVRPTFLASMALALIGLYLMVGAGWAQFTETYRTGVLFGLASATAYSFYLLSLQYTVTRTRHHNPIAVAASMALCAGMLAGVNMLIHGESFVIPDGKALASILALALGCHTVGWFLITRGMQHVSTSLVGLILLLQPTLSYIWDVLFFGKTVSVTEGIGAMLALVGIYLGSCRSKSKRNKAQTT from the coding sequence ATGACCGGTCTCATCATTGGCGCCGTGATCATCAGTTTCGCGGCGGTTTTCGTGCGTCTTGCCGGAGTCGGCCCGGACGCAAGCGCGTTTTACAGGCTTGTCATCGGCGGACTCGGACTCGTGATCCTGCTCTGGCGACAGGGGGAGATATCCCGACTGCGTTCAAACATCTGGCTCTGGTCGCTGGGCATTGCCGCGTGCTTTGCCGCAGACCTGTTCTGCTGGCACAGAAGCATCCTGTTCGTCGGGCCGGGCATGGCCACCATGCTGACCAACTTTCAGGTCATCGTGCTGTCAGCCGTGTCCGTGCTCCTTCTGGGGGAAAAAGTCAGGCCAACCTTTCTGGCCTCCATGGCTCTCGCCCTGATCGGGCTCTATCTCATGGTCGGCGCGGGCTGGGCCCAGTTCACGGAAACATACCGCACCGGCGTGCTGTTCGGTCTGGCCAGCGCCACGGCCTATTCCTTTTATCTGCTCAGCCTGCAATACACCGTAACCCGCACCCGGCACCACAACCCGATTGCGGTTGCCGCAAGCATGGCCCTGTGTGCCGGAATGCTGGCCGGAGTCAACATGCTGATCCACGGGGAATCCTTCGTGATCCCGGACGGCAAGGCTCTTGCCTCGATTCTGGCATTGGCGCTGGGCTGCCACACCGTGGGCTGGTTTCTCATCACCCGGGGCATGCAGCACGTCAGCACATCGCTGGTAGGCCTCATACTCCTGCTCCAACCCACCCTTTCCTACATCTGGGACGTGCTGTTCTTCGGCAAGACCGTCAGCGTGACCGAAGGAATTGGTGCCATGCTGGCACTTGTCGGGATATATCTGGGCTCATGTCGCAGCAAAAGCAAACGCAACAAAGCACAAACGACATAG
- the sfsA gene encoding DNA/RNA nuclease SfsA, which translates to MPVHDPAACRIPYPSGCLNAIFVARHKRFTVECRVDGPDGMQTVLAHTNNTGAMSGLLRPGSRALLSPASNPARKLKWTLEALAFHDTLVGVNTLTPNRMLKRAWETGAIPELRGYATFQPEAKIGDSRLDAHLTSDGPDLWVECKNVTLVEDDVARFPDAVTVRGQKHLHELMTLARTGARVALFLLIQRNDAHCFGPADFVDEEYARLFYEALNTGVEAWPFVAEITDSGIALGQRLDVVKE; encoded by the coding sequence ATGCCCGTGCATGATCCGGCTGCCTGCCGGATACCCTACCCTTCCGGCTGTCTGAACGCGATCTTCGTGGCCCGCCACAAGCGGTTCACCGTGGAATGCCGCGTGGACGGACCGGACGGCATGCAGACCGTGCTTGCGCACACCAACAATACCGGGGCCATGTCCGGCCTGCTCAGGCCCGGCAGCCGCGCCCTGCTCTCGCCCGCATCCAACCCCGCACGCAAGCTCAAATGGACTCTGGAGGCCCTTGCGTTTCACGACACGCTCGTGGGCGTGAACACCCTGACTCCGAACCGGATGCTCAAGCGGGCATGGGAAACCGGCGCCATCCCGGAACTGCGCGGATATGCCACATTCCAGCCCGAAGCGAAAATCGGCGACAGTCGATTGGACGCGCATCTGACCAGTGACGGCCCGGACCTGTGGGTCGAATGCAAGAACGTCACGCTGGTGGAAGACGATGTGGCCCGATTTCCGGACGCGGTCACGGTCCGGGGACAGAAGCATCTGCACGAACTCATGACTCTGGCTCGGACCGGAGCGCGCGTTGCCCTGTTCCTGCTGATCCAGCGCAACGACGCACATTGTTTCGGACCAGCGGATTTCGTGGACGAGGAATACGCCCGCCTGTTTTACGAGGCCCTGAACACCGGGGTCGAGGCATGGCCTTTCGTGGCCGAAATAACGGACTCGGGCATTGCCCTTGGTCAAAGACTTGATGTGGTGAAGGAATAA
- the serS gene encoding serine--tRNA ligase, translating into MLDLKLMQKDPAVVREALKKRNSSIDVDEFTRLDARRKELIAEGEQLKSERNKVGPEIARRKREKQDASDLLERMAEVSARVKELDGELSAVEASEQEWMMAVPNIPHDSVPLGKSEEDNPEVRRWGEPAAFDFEPREHWDLGTELGGLDFERAAKLAGSRFSVSYGWCARLERALAQLMLDTHTAHHGYTEVIPPFMVNRKTMTGTGQLPKFEEDLFKLENWDYFMIPTAEVPLTNLFADEVIDGSLLPVKFCAQTPCFRSEAGSYGKDTKGLIRLHQFYKVEMVNFVHPDKSYEALEDMTSAAERILQLLKLPYRVITLCSGDIGFSAAKTYDIEVWVPGQNTYREISSCSNCEDFQARRANIRFSESGSKKKPYVHTLNGSGLAVGRCLVAVMENYQQKDGSIVIPEALKPYMGGLEVVEPK; encoded by the coding sequence ATGCTTGATCTGAAATTGATGCAAAAGGACCCGGCGGTAGTCCGGGAGGCCCTGAAGAAACGCAATTCGTCCATTGATGTGGACGAGTTCACCAGGCTGGACGCCCGGCGCAAGGAACTCATTGCCGAGGGCGAGCAGCTCAAGTCCGAGCGCAACAAGGTCGGCCCGGAGATTGCCCGGCGCAAGCGTGAAAAGCAGGACGCATCCGACCTGCTGGAGCGCATGGCCGAGGTTTCCGCCCGCGTCAAGGAACTGGACGGCGAGCTTTCCGCCGTGGAGGCCAGCGAACAGGAATGGATGATGGCCGTTCCCAACATCCCCCATGATTCCGTACCCCTTGGCAAGTCCGAAGAGGACAACCCGGAAGTCCGGCGTTGGGGCGAGCCCGCAGCATTCGATTTCGAGCCCCGGGAGCACTGGGATCTCGGCACCGAACTGGGCGGTCTGGATTTCGAACGCGCGGCCAAGCTGGCCGGTTCCCGTTTTTCCGTGAGCTATGGCTGGTGCGCCCGTCTGGAACGCGCTCTTGCCCAGCTCATGCTGGATACGCACACCGCGCACCACGGCTATACCGAGGTGATTCCGCCCTTCATGGTCAATCGCAAGACCATGACCGGCACGGGCCAGCTTCCCAAGTTCGAGGAAGACCTGTTCAAGCTGGAGAACTGGGACTATTTCATGATTCCCACGGCCGAAGTCCCGCTGACCAACCTGTTTGCGGACGAGGTGATCGACGGTTCCCTGCTGCCGGTCAAGTTCTGTGCCCAGACTCCGTGCTTCCGTTCCGAGGCCGGTTCCTACGGCAAGGACACCAAGGGACTGATCCGTCTGCACCAGTTCTACAAGGTGGAAATGGTCAATTTCGTGCATCCGGACAAGTCCTACGAGGCTCTGGAGGACATGACCTCGGCTGCCGAGCGCATTCTTCAGCTCCTGAAGCTGCCGTACCGCGTGATCACCCTGTGTTCCGGGGATATCGGCTTCAGCGCGGCCAAGACCTACGACATCGAGGTCTGGGTGCCGGGCCAGAACACCTATCGGGAAATTTCGTCCTGCTCCAACTGCGAGGATTTTCAGGCCCGCCGCGCCAATATCCGGTTCAGCGAGTCTGGTTCGAAGAAGAAGCCCTACGTGCACACCCTGAACGGTTCCGGCCTTGCCGTGGGCCGCTGTCTGGTGGCCGTGATGGAAAACTACCAGCAGAAGGACGGCTCCATCGTGATTCCCGAGGCCCTGAAGCCCTACATGGGCGGTCTCGAAGTGGTGGAACCCAAGTAG
- a CDS encoding acyl-CoA thioesterase, whose product MKPKTARESEVVMTHLVLPQDTNPAGNLHGGVILKHIDIAGGVVAKRHCRTNAVTVSIDRMAFQQPAYVGELLIFKASLNHVGRTSMEIGVRVEAEDLMTGEVRHTNSAYLTFVSLDENGRPAPVPPLETTDETSRRRYKEAEMRRTVRQQERARENASA is encoded by the coding sequence ATGAAGCCCAAAACCGCCAGGGAATCCGAAGTGGTCATGACCCATCTCGTGCTGCCCCAGGATACGAATCCTGCGGGCAACCTGCACGGCGGAGTCATTCTCAAGCATATCGACATTGCCGGGGGCGTGGTGGCCAAACGCCACTGCCGCACCAATGCCGTCACCGTGTCCATCGACCGCATGGCCTTTCAGCAGCCCGCCTATGTGGGCGAACTGCTCATATTCAAGGCCAGCCTGAACCACGTGGGCCGCACCAGCATGGAAATCGGAGTACGCGTGGAAGCCGAAGACCTCATGACCGGCGAGGTCCGGCACACCAATTCCGCGTATCTGACCTTTGTCAGTCTGGACGAAAACGGCAGGCCAGCCCCGGTTCCGCCGCTGGAAACCACGGACGAGACCTCGCGCCGCCGCTACAAGGAAGCCGAGATGCGTCGCACCGTGCGCCAGCAGGAACGCGCAAGGGAAAACGCCTCTGCCTGA
- the dsrP gene encoding sulfate reduction electron transfer complex DsrMKJOP subunit DsrP: MLERALKGSPRYYGWIAFLLVVIGLGAAVWINQLMVGMKITGLSRDVSWGFYISQLTYLVGLAASGVMIVLPHYFHNYEKNKNMVIFGEFMAIAACVMCMLFVAVDVGQPSRMLNVVLHPTPNSILFWDMTVLCGYLFLNLLIGWTCLSRDRAHMKHPGWLKPFIYISIIWAFSIHTVTAFLYQGLPGRHYWLTAILAARFLASAFCSGPAILLLVMKATEKFTNFQMPKDAVKTLVKIIIYAMCVNMFFLALEFFTAFYSNMPGHMHSIVYLFAGEHGHTEMVPFMWAFLILATVCLILLIPPRWRENQKILPWALAMLIVATWLDKGLGLLIGGFNPNPFGTITPYWPTGKELMVSMMVYAIGALIVTVLFKIATDVKEELNEAQALPCGCSTDDECDCTAEKAEA; encoded by the coding sequence ATGCTTGAAAGAGCCTTGAAAGGATCTCCGAGATACTACGGCTGGATAGCCTTCCTGCTGGTGGTCATCGGCCTTGGAGCCGCAGTCTGGATCAACCAGCTCATGGTCGGCATGAAGATCACGGGCCTGAGCAGGGACGTTTCCTGGGGTTTCTACATCTCCCAGTTGACGTATCTGGTCGGTCTTGCCGCCTCCGGCGTCATGATCGTGCTGCCCCACTACTTCCATAACTACGAAAAAAACAAGAACATGGTCATCTTCGGCGAATTCATGGCCATTGCAGCGTGCGTCATGTGCATGCTGTTCGTCGCCGTGGACGTGGGGCAGCCCAGCCGCATGCTCAATGTGGTTCTGCACCCCACGCCGAATTCCATCCTGTTCTGGGACATGACCGTGCTGTGCGGCTACCTGTTCCTGAACCTGCTCATCGGCTGGACCTGCCTGTCCCGCGATCGCGCGCACATGAAGCATCCCGGCTGGCTGAAGCCCTTCATCTACATCTCCATCATCTGGGCCTTCTCCATCCACACCGTGACCGCATTCCTGTACCAGGGCCTGCCCGGCCGCCACTACTGGCTCACCGCCATTCTGGCTGCCCGCTTCCTGGCCAGCGCGTTCTGCTCCGGTCCCGCGATCCTGCTGCTCGTCATGAAGGCAACCGAGAAGTTCACCAACTTCCAGATGCCCAAGGATGCCGTGAAGACTCTGGTCAAGATCATCATCTACGCCATGTGCGTGAACATGTTCTTCCTGGCCCTGGAATTCTTCACCGCCTTCTACTCCAACATGCCGGGCCACATGCACTCCATCGTGTACCTGTTCGCAGGCGAGCATGGACACACTGAAATGGTTCCCTTCATGTGGGCCTTCCTCATTCTGGCCACTGTCTGCCTGATCCTGCTGATTCCGCCCCGCTGGCGTGAAAATCAGAAGATCCTGCCCTGGGCGCTCGCCATGCTGATCGTGGCCACCTGGCTGGACAAGGGCCTTGGCCTGCTCATCGGCGGTTTCAACCCGAATCCGTTCGGCACCATCACCCCGTACTGGCCCACCGGCAAGGAACTCATGGTCTCCATGATGGTCTACGCCATCGGCGCCCTGATCGTGACCGTGCTGTTCAAGATTGCCACCGACGTCAAGGAAGAGCTCAACGAAGCCCAGGCCCTGCCCTGCGGCTGCTCCACCGACGACGAATGCGACTGCACGGCTGAAAAGGCCGAAGCCTAG
- the dsrO gene encoding sulfate reduction electron transfer complex DsrMKJOP subunit DsrO codes for MKNNRRTFIKIAGLAAAGLAVAPKATLASGGHSPVKVNKDSAHAKRWAMVIDTTKINTDEDFAPLIKACHSIHNVPDIPGNQNVKWIWTAPYEQAFPEQLNPHLDDTVKERRYALLCNHCDEPPCVRVCPTKATFKRPDGIVAMDYHRCIGCRYCMAGCPYGSRSFNWGEPREHLDLEALNPEFPTRMRGVVEKCNFCVERLAVGKMPACVDASNGAIVFGDLNDPDSSVRQVLRERFTIRRKPTAGTEPSVYYII; via the coding sequence ATGAAGAACAACAGACGTACCTTCATCAAGATTGCCGGTCTGGCCGCTGCCGGACTGGCCGTCGCCCCGAAAGCCACCCTTGCCTCGGGCGGTCACTCCCCGGTCAAGGTGAACAAGGACTCGGCCCACGCCAAGCGCTGGGCCATGGTCATCGACACCACCAAGATCAATACGGACGAAGACTTCGCTCCGCTCATCAAGGCGTGCCACTCCATCCACAACGTGCCGGACATTCCGGGCAATCAGAACGTCAAGTGGATATGGACCGCCCCCTACGAGCAGGCCTTCCCCGAGCAGCTCAACCCGCACCTCGACGACACGGTCAAGGAACGGAGATACGCCCTGCTGTGCAACCACTGCGACGAACCCCCGTGCGTTCGCGTGTGCCCGACCAAGGCCACGTTCAAGCGCCCGGACGGCATCGTGGCCATGGACTACCATCGCTGCATCGGTTGCCGCTACTGCATGGCGGGTTGCCCCTACGGCTCCCGTTCCTTCAACTGGGGCGAACCCCGGGAACATCTGGACCTTGAAGCCCTGAATCCCGAGTTCCCCACCCGCATGCGCGGTGTTGTCGAGAAGTGCAACTTCTGTGTGGAACGCCTCGCGGTCGGCAAGATGCCCGCCTGTGTGGATGCCAGCAACGGCGCCATCGTGTTCGGCGATCTCAACGATCCCGATTCTTCGGTCCGTCAGGTGCTGCGCGAGCGGTTCACCATTCGCCGCAAACCCACTGCCGGCACCGAGCCGAGCGTGTACTACATCATCTAA
- the dsrJ gene encoding sulfate reduction electron transfer complex DsrMKJOP subunit DsrJ, producing MKMQYGAAIVAGLVVFFALLLSPFVVGKAKTYKQPELKLPVGEKQCIESTEFMRREHMQLLNDWRDWALRDGKRTYINHAGKEITISLQNTCMKCHNNKAEFCDKCHDDAGVSPYCWDCHIQPEGLK from the coding sequence ATGAAGATGCAGTATGGAGCCGCGATTGTCGCCGGCCTGGTCGTCTTCTTTGCGCTGCTGCTTTCCCCCTTTGTCGTGGGAAAGGCCAAAACCTACAAGCAGCCGGAACTCAAGCTGCCCGTGGGTGAAAAGCAGTGCATCGAGTCCACGGAGTTCATGCGCCGCGAGCACATGCAGCTCCTGAACGACTGGCGCGACTGGGCATTGCGCGACGGCAAGAGGACGTACATCAACCACGCTGGCAAGGAAATCACCATCAGCCTGCAGAACACCTGCATGAAGTGCCACAACAACAAGGCCGAGTTCTGCGACAAGTGTCATGATGATGCCGGTGTGTCCCCCTATTGCTGGGATTGCCACATTCAGCCGGAGGGGTTGAAATAA
- the dsrK gene encoding sulfate reduction electron transfer complex DsrMKJOP subunit DsrK, giving the protein MSDIPKADELFKSIDYNPPATGWMETPVDFSPGHWCYPGKVEKVQYMMDKIPGVFGNPREWSPDQADWKLPPNWKEIVMNGFRERLHKYRSLQVFMDICVRCGACADKCHFFIGSGDPKNMPVLRAELMRSIYRGEFTLAGKILSKLTGSRVMTEDVLKEWFIYFYQCTECRRCSLFCPYGIDTAEITMMARELMHLVGLNINWIMEPVSNCNMTGNHLGIQPHAFKDIVDFMVDDIEEVTGRKVKAPLNEKGHEIIFITPSGDVFADPGIYTFMGYLMLFDYLDLDYTMSTYASEGGNFGLFTNSEAMKKLNAKMYAETNRLGCKWILGGECGHMWRVINQYMDTMNGNLQGSQMTTPKSPITGTVFENSAATKMVHITEFTADLIKHDKLRLDPSRNDHLTVTFHDSCNPARAMGLLEEPRYVLKAVCNNYVEMPRGTTREETFCCAGGSGLNTEEIMEIRLRGGLPRGNALRYVQDKNNVNVMACICAIDRATLVPLADYWAPGVTIAGVHELVGNALVFEEGEERTMDLRQEPLPGFEDEDDNWTPPNMEDA; this is encoded by the coding sequence ATGTCCGACATCCCAAAAGCTGATGAGCTCTTCAAGAGCATAGACTATAATCCGCCCGCGACCGGGTGGATGGAGACTCCGGTGGATTTCTCGCCGGGCCACTGGTGCTACCCGGGCAAGGTCGAAAAAGTCCAGTACATGATGGACAAGATTCCCGGCGTGTTCGGCAACCCCCGCGAATGGTCACCGGATCAGGCCGACTGGAAGCTGCCCCCGAACTGGAAGGAAATCGTGATGAACGGTTTCCGGGAACGGTTGCACAAGTACCGCTCCCTCCAGGTCTTCATGGACATCTGTGTGCGTTGCGGCGCCTGCGCCGACAAATGTCACTTCTTCATCGGTTCCGGCGATCCCAAGAACATGCCCGTTCTCCGCGCCGAGCTGATGCGGTCCATCTACCGCGGCGAATTCACGCTGGCAGGCAAGATCCTGTCCAAGCTGACCGGCTCCCGCGTGATGACCGAAGACGTGCTCAAGGAGTGGTTCATCTACTTCTACCAGTGCACGGAATGCCGCCGCTGTTCCCTGTTCTGCCCCTACGGCATCGACACCGCGGAAATCACCATGATGGCCCGCGAGCTCATGCATCTGGTCGGTCTGAACATCAACTGGATCATGGAGCCCGTCTCCAACTGCAACATGACCGGCAACCACCTCGGCATCCAGCCCCACGCCTTCAAGGACATCGTGGACTTCATGGTGGACGACATCGAGGAAGTCACGGGTCGCAAGGTCAAGGCCCCGCTCAATGAAAAGGGCCACGAGATCATCTTCATCACCCCCTCGGGCGACGTGTTCGCCGATCCGGGCATCTACACCTTCATGGGCTACCTGATGCTCTTCGACTACCTCGACCTGGACTACACCATGTCCACGTACGCCTCCGAGGGCGGCAACTTCGGCCTCTTCACCAACTCCGAGGCCATGAAGAAGCTGAACGCCAAGATGTACGCCGAAACCAACCGTCTGGGCTGCAAATGGATTCTGGGCGGCGAGTGCGGCCACATGTGGCGCGTGATCAACCAGTACATGGACACCATGAACGGCAACCTGCAGGGTTCCCAGATGACCACGCCGAAAAGCCCGATCACCGGCACGGTCTTCGAAAACTCCGCAGCCACCAAGATGGTGCACATCACCGAATTCACGGCCGACCTCATCAAGCACGACAAGCTGCGCCTCGACCCGAGCCGCAACGACCATCTCACGGTCACCTTCCACGACTCCTGCAACCCGGCCCGCGCCATGGGTCTGCTCGAGGAGCCGCGCTACGTGCTCAAGGCGGTCTGCAACAATTACGTTGAAATGCCCCGCGGTACCACTCGCGAGGAAACCTTCTGCTGTGCGGGCGGTTCCGGCCTGAACACCGAAGAGATCATGGAAATCCGTCTGCGCGGCGGCCTGCCTCGCGGCAACGCGCTCCGGTACGTTCAGGACAAGAACAACGTCAACGTCATGGCCTGCATCTGCGCCATCGACCGCGCCACTCTGGTGCCTCTGGCCGACTACTGGGCTCCGGGCGTCACCATCGCCGGCGTGCACGAACTCGTGGGCAACGCCCTTGTCTTCGAGGAAGGCGAGGAGCGCACCATGGACCTCCGGCAGGAGCCCCTGCCCGGGTTCGAGGATGAGGATGACAACTGGACTCCCCCGAACATGGAGGATGCGTAA